The Hymenobacter oligotrophus genome segment GCGGCCAGCATGGGGGCCAGCGCGGTGTGCAAAAATTGGTGTTCGGCCTGCACATCGGCGGGGTGCATGGGGTCGTGCCGGAAAAACTGATCGAGCAGCCGTTGCGCGCCAATCTCGAAGCTGTGCTTCCAGAAAATGGTATCGGCGTTGGCAATTATGAACTCCACGGAGCCGCCGCCAATGTCCATCATCAGGTGCGGCTCGGCACCTAGGCATACGGCCCGCCGAATGCCTAGGCAAATCAGCTCGGCCTCGCGGGCGCCGGGTATCACCTCCACCCGAATGCCGGTTTGCTCGAAGATATCCTGCACCAGCTCGGGGCCGTTGCGCGCCACCCGAACGGCACTAGTAGCGGTAGCGCGTACATCGGCAACCTGGTGCAGCTCCATTTCCTCCTGAAACGCTTGCAGCGTGTGCAGGGCCCGCTGGTACGCCGCCGGGGCAATCTCGCCCTGGCTGATACCGCCCTCGCCCAACTTTACGCCCACTTTGGTGCGCAGCAGCACGGTTGGCTCGCCCGCGGCCGGGTGCTGCGGCAGCTCCACAATGAGCAAGTGAAACGTGTTAGTGCCCATGTCAATCAGGGCCAAGCGCTGGTGTGGTTTGTGTGACACTGGAAAGGCAATTACGTGACACGCTACTGGGGCGCAGCAGCTATTGGTTACCTCTTAATTGGCAAAGCGGCAGAAAGTACCTAGGGGCAGCTTACGCAAGC includes the following:
- a CDS encoding Ppx/GppA phosphatase family protein, which gives rise to MSHKPHQRLALIDMGTNTFHLLIVELPQHPAAGEPTVLLRTKVGVKLGEGGISQGEIAPAAYQRALHTLQAFQEEMELHQVADVRATATSAVRVARNGPELVQDIFEQTGIRVEVIPGAREAELICLGIRRAVCLGAEPHLMMDIGGGSVEFIIANADTIFWKHSFEIGAQRLLDQFFRHDPMHPADVQAEHQFLHTALAPMLAAAEHFRPVSLIGASGTFDTLGGMQAARSGEDYAHQPAARAISLDSFYHSYNQLLALTHAERLQLPGMTPLRADMIVVACVLIDFVLKTCRLPHITASAYALKEGLLYEMLHAPRA